DNA sequence from the Vibrio pelagius genome:
TTTAGTGTACTCAGGCAATAGCCAGTTTTCGGTTGCCGATTTCCACCTTAAGTTGGCTTCGGCTCGTATCCGTACTGTATTAGGTCGAATGACCGATTCAGCGAAGCCAATTCAAGATTTGGCAGATAACTTGAGCGCGACTTCTTATCAAGTAACGGAAGCGCTTGATCAACAAACCAGAGACATCCTTGAAGTGCGTGAAGCGACGGCCGAAGTAGAAATGACGGCGAATGAAGTGTCATCGACAACTCAAGAAGCGCACCAGATCGTAGATATCACCTTCAAGACATGTGCAAGTGCAAAAGAGAGCATCGACCAAACGCACAGCAACCTTGATAGTTTGAATGTACAGGCTGAAAAGGCGACTCAAACGACTTATCAGTTAAGCGACCAAGCTCAGAACGTCAGTAAAATGATGGAAGAGATTGGTGGTATTGCTGAACAGACTAACTTGTTGGCTTTGAACGCTGCCATTGAAGCGGCGCGTGCGGGCGAGCAGGGGCGTGGTTTCGCTGTGGTAGCCGATGAAGTTCGTGCGCTCTCAGGTCGCACTTCTAAAGCGACGGTACAGATCAAAGAGAGCATTGAAACTATGCTACACACCATTGAAGGGTGGCAGCGTGATATCTTGGATAACCAAGCGCAAACCGCAAAATGTGGTGAATCTGCACAGGTAAGCTCTGAGCGACTCTCTGAGGTTGAGACGTTAATGGGACAGATGAATCAATTGATGCAGTCTGTTGAGAACGCAGCTAACCAACAGCGTCAGCTTACTAGCGATGTGAACCTGCATATTCAGTCTATTGCTTCGACGGCGGAACAAAACCAAGCGGCGACACATTCAGTTAAAGAGAACTCAGATGATCTTAAGAATCAAGTAGGGGAGTTCCACATGCTTGCGCAGCGTTTTGAAGAGAAGTAACAATAGCTCAGTTTGGCATCCATAGAATATCAAGCCCCGCACTCGCGGGGCTTTTCTTTAGTCAGGTCGACTTTTGATTAACTATTGAGGCTCTTGTAGAGATACTTTTCACACGTCAGTGTCGACCAAAACCGTCAAGTTCAGTACTGAAGTCAATGTTGAAGAGATTCAATAAAAAACGCCCCGCTAACTGTAGCGGGGCGTTTTAGTATCCAGATGTAGAGATTAAGCTAGAAGCTCTTTCGCTGTGTTTACTACGTTTTCAGTAGTGAAACCGAACATCTTGAATAGCTCACCTGCTGGTGCAGATTCGCCGAATGTTGTCATACCAATGATCTTGCCACCGAAGCCAACGTACTTGTACCAGAAGTCAGCGATGCCAGCTTCTACAGCGATACGAGCTGTTACGTCAGATGGAAGTACAGATTCACGGTACTGCGCGTCTTGCTTGTCGAATGCGTCAGTTGCAGGCATAGATACTACACGTACCTTCTTACCTTCAGCTGTCAGTTCAGCCGCAGCGTTAACCGCTAGCTCAACTTCAGAACCTGTAGCGATAAGGATAAGCTCTGGCTTGCCTGCACAATCTTTCAGGATGTAACCACCCTTCGCGATGTTAGCTACTTGCTCTTCGCTACGCTCTTGCTGTGCAAGGTTTTGACGAGAGAAGATTAGAGACGTTGGGCCGTCTTTACGCTCGATAGCCAGTTTCCAAGCGACTGCAGACTCAACTTGGTCACATGGGCGCCATGTGCTCATGTTTGGAGTTAGACGTAGAGAAGCCATTTGCTCAACTGGTTGGTGAGTTGGGCCATCTTCGCCAAGACCGATAGAATCGTGCGTGTAAACTTGAATGTTCTGAACTTTCATCAGAGCAGCCATGCGCATTGCGTTACGAGCGTATTCCATGAACATTAGGAAAGTAGCGCCGTATGGTACGAAACCACCGTGCAGAGCGATACCGTTCATGATCGCCGTCATACCGAATTCACGTACACCGTAGTGGATGTAGTTACCCGCTGGATCTTCAGCAGAAACAGACTTAGAACCAGACCACATAGTTAGGTTAGATGGTGCAAGGTCAGCAGAGCCGCCTAGGAATTCAGGTAGCATAGCACCGAACGCTTCTAGTGCGTTTTGAGATGCTTTACGTGATGCGATGTTTGCAGGATTTGCTTGAAGATCAGCAATGATTTGGTTTGCTTTCTCTTCCCACTGTGCTGGAAGTTCACCGTTTACGCGGCGTTTGAATTCAGCTGCCAGCTCAGGGTATGCTGCTTCATAAGCTGCAAGTTTCTCGTTCCACGCTGCTTCCTTAGCTGCGCCTGCTTCTTTCGCATCCCATTCTGCGTAGACTTCCGACGGAATTTCAAAAGGACCGTGCTCCCAACCAAGTTCTTTACGTGTAGCTGCAATTTCTTCAGCGCCTAGTGGTGCACCGTGACAGTCGTGTGAACCAGATTTGTTTGGAGAACCAAAACCGATGATAGTCTTAGTACAGATTAGAGTAGGGCGTGGATCTGCTTTTGCTGCAATGATTGCTGCGTTGATTGCTTCAGCATCGTGGCCATCTACTGCTGGGATTACGTGCCAGCCGTATGCTTCAAAACGCTTAGGTGTATCATCAGAGAACCAGCCTTCAACGTGACCATCGATGGAGATACCGTTGTCATCCCAGAAAGCGATCAGCTTACCAAGACCTAGCGTACCTGCTAGAGAACATGCTTCGTGAGAGATACCTTCCATCAGACAGCCGTCACCCATGAATGCATAAGTGAAGTGGTCAACGATGTCGTGGCCTTCTTTGTTGAATTGTGCTGCTAGAGTTTTCTCAGCAAGCGCCATACCAACAGCGTTAGTGATACCTTGACCTAGAGGGCCAGTAGTTGTTTCGATACCTGGTGCGTAACCGTACTCTGGGTGACCTGGAGTCTTAGAGTGCAGTTGACGGAAGTTCTTAAGATCTTCGATTGATAGCTCGTAGCCTGCTAGGTGAAGCAGAGAGTAAATCAGCATAGAGCCGTGGCCGTTTGAAAGAACGAAACGGTCGCGGTCTGCCCACTCTGGGTTTGATGGGTTGTGGTTTAGGTGATCACGCCAAAGAACTTCAGCAATGTCAGCCATACCCATAGGTGCGCCAGGGTGACCAGAGTTTGCTTGTTGTACGCCGTCCATGCTAAGAGCACGAATAGCATTAGCTAAATGTTTACGATCCATAATAACTACCAGTGTTTAAATATTGAAATTGGAAATTGAAAGGGGAACGCAAACGTTCCCCTTTTTTAATTCTGTGTGATTACAGCTTAGCTGCGATCATGTCTTCAAGTTTGCCTTGGTCAACAGCGAAGTTGCGGATACCTTCTGCAACTTTCTCAACTGCCATAGCGTCTAGGTTGTGCTCCCATAGGAACTCAGCGTGAGTCATTGGAGCTGGACGCTCTTTAGAGCCTTTAGAGTCAACTAGCTTCTCTACAACTTCACCTTCAGCGGCTTCTAGTTCAGCTAGAAGAGCAGGAGCGATAGTTAGACGGTCACAACCAGCAAGTTCTAGGATCTCGCCGATGTTACGGAAGCTTGCGCCCATAACAACAGTGTTGTAGCCGTAGTCTTTGTAGTAGTTGTAGATATCAGTTACTGAGATTACACCTGGATCTTCTTGAGCTTCAAAGTCACGACCTTCTTTCGCTTTGTACCAATCCATGATACGACCAACGAATGGCGAGATTAGGAATACGCCAGCTTCAGCACAAGCACGAGCCTGAGCGAATGAGA
Encoded proteins:
- a CDS encoding methyl-accepting chemotaxis protein, translated to MTASLSSQQRETLLNDTDQLVSTTDLKGVITYSNEAFCRIAEYEQDELLGQNHNIVRHDEMPKAAFADMWVNLKQGKAWRGIVKNKTKSGGYYWVDAYVTPIYDDGVISGYQSVRVKPKAQWVQVADKAYQGLLKAEKSGRQWSLQISDSVRYAILLGSLSAPVLSNMMEDLGQAAQWLCSLLPVSALALLFRQELIDTPRELKKLQSKFDSVSRLVYSGNSQFSVADFHLKLASARIRTVLGRMTDSAKPIQDLADNLSATSYQVTEALDQQTRDILEVREATAEVEMTANEVSSTTQEAHQIVDITFKTCASAKESIDQTHSNLDSLNVQAEKATQTTYQLSDQAQNVSKMMEEIGGIAEQTNLLALNAAIEAARAGEQGRGFAVVADEVRALSGRTSKATVQIKESIETMLHTIEGWQRDILDNQAQTAKCGESAQVSSERLSEVETLMGQMNQLMQSVENAANQQRQLTSDVNLHIQSIASTAEQNQAATHSVKENSDDLKNQVGEFHMLAQRFEEK
- the tkt gene encoding transketolase, with translation MDRKHLANAIRALSMDGVQQANSGHPGAPMGMADIAEVLWRDHLNHNPSNPEWADRDRFVLSNGHGSMLIYSLLHLAGYELSIEDLKNFRQLHSKTPGHPEYGYAPGIETTTGPLGQGITNAVGMALAEKTLAAQFNKEGHDIVDHFTYAFMGDGCLMEGISHEACSLAGTLGLGKLIAFWDDNGISIDGHVEGWFSDDTPKRFEAYGWHVIPAVDGHDAEAINAAIIAAKADPRPTLICTKTIIGFGSPNKSGSHDCHGAPLGAEEIAATRKELGWEHGPFEIPSEVYAEWDAKEAGAAKEAAWNEKLAAYEAAYPELAAEFKRRVNGELPAQWEEKANQIIADLQANPANIASRKASQNALEAFGAMLPEFLGGSADLAPSNLTMWSGSKSVSAEDPAGNYIHYGVREFGMTAIMNGIALHGGFVPYGATFLMFMEYARNAMRMAALMKVQNIQVYTHDSIGLGEDGPTHQPVEQMASLRLTPNMSTWRPCDQVESAVAWKLAIERKDGPTSLIFSRQNLAQQERSEEQVANIAKGGYILKDCAGKPELILIATGSEVELAVNAAAELTAEGKKVRVVSMPATDAFDKQDAQYRESVLPSDVTARIAVEAGIADFWYKYVGFGGKIIGMTTFGESAPAGELFKMFGFTTENVVNTAKELLA
- the tal gene encoding transaldolase, which codes for MSNKLEQLRKLTTVVADTGEIDAIKKYQPEDATTNPSLILKAAQIAEYAPLIDASIEYAKAQSSDKAQQVQDTCDMLAVNIGKEILKTIPGRISTEVDARLSYDTEGSVAKARQLVKMYNDAGITNDRILIKLASTWEGIRAAEILEKEGINCNLTLLFSFAQARACAEAGVFLISPFVGRIMDWYKAKEGRDFEAQEDPGVISVTDIYNYYKDYGYNTVVMGASFRNIGEILELAGCDRLTIAPALLAELEAAEGEVVEKLVDSKGSKERPAPMTHAEFLWEHNLDAMAVEKVAEGIRNFAVDQGKLEDMIAAKL